Part of the Pyrobaculum calidifontis JCM 11548 genome, AATAGAGGAGCTCATAATCGACGTGAAGCAGTACAGAGAGCTGATAGAGGCGGCGGCCACCTACGCGAGAAACTTGGCCCTCAACGTGGTGTATCCGACGAGGGAAGTGCTCCAAGTGGTTATACCAGCGGCGCATGCGAGAGCCCTCGCCCTGGCTGTCAAGCTCGGCGTAGTGACCAAGGAGACTCTCCCAGCGCTGTTAAGCAGAGCCGTTGCCGAGGCCAACGCCCTGGCCGCCGCCGTAGCGCCAAAGGCGCCGGAGCTCGGGCTCTCTGTCGCAGTGGCGCCGCAGCCAGCCGCCCAGCCGCAGCAAGTTGAACAACAGCCCGCCGCGGGAGGGGAGGCTGAGGAGAAGAAAGAGGGCCCAAGCGAGGAGGAAATCGCCGGCTCTCTGGGCGCACTCTTTTAATGAAGGTATTTGCCCCCTGTGTCGTCAAGTTTTTTGGCGAGCACGCGGTGGTGTATGGCAAGCCGGCAATAGCCGCCGCCATAGATAAGGGGGTCTATGTCGAGTGTGAGGAAGGGGGCGAGTTGCGTGTGGAGACTGTGGCCCCCCTCTCAGAGGCCGTGTACTACCCGGAGAGGGGCAGAGTGGAGGGCGTCGGCGTAGGCCGCTTCTTTGCCTACGTCGACGCGGCTCTGGAGGTGGCGAGAGAGCGGTGGGGGGACTTGAGGGCGACGTTTAAGATCAAGAGCGACTTTCCCCCCAGCGTGGGGCTGGCCACGTCGGCTGCAGTGTCTGTGGCGTTGCTCAAGGCATATTCTCAGTGCGTCGGCGCAAGGCCTAGTCCCGAGGAGCTTGCGAGGCTGGGCCACAGCGTTGAGTTGAAGGTTCAAGGCATCGCGTCTCCCATGGACACCGCCGTGTCGGCCATGGGGGGCCTTTTAAAAATTTGGCCAAGCCCCTTCAGAGCCGAGCAAATAGGCGCCGAGTTGCCCCAGTTTTACGTCTTGTTGTTGCCGAGGAGGGGGACTACCGGCGAAATTGTGGCAGACGTAAGGGCGAAGTTGCAGCGCCGCCCCTCTCTTAAGGCCGTGGTTGAGGCAATCGGCGAAGTGGTTGAGGAGGCTCACAAATGCCTCGTGGCGGGAGACCTGGCTTGTGTGGGAGAGCTTATGGAAATAAACAACTGGCTCCTTGGCGCCCTGGGCGTGGTAGACAGCCGAGTGGTGCAGGCGTTGGAGATACTGAGGCCGTTTGTATACGGGGGTAAAATCAGCGGGGCTGGGAGAGGAGGCGCCGTGTTGATACTGCCCAGAGACGGAGACGCCGTTGAGAAAATTCTCACGGCTATGAACTACGCGTATTACAAGGTCTCCATATACAGAGGCGGGGCATGATCCAGCTATTCGGCTTTCTGGGCCTTGTATTAATAGCGGCGGCGTGGGCCGTGAACATCTTGAGGAGAAGCCCCCCGCCGCCTCTAGATTTGACAATACTCTACTTCCTCGGAAGCGTCTCGCTCACGATCTACGCCGCACTGATTGGCGATGCGGTATTTACGGCATTGAACGCCCTGTCAAGCGCACTTTCTTTCATAAACCTAGTAAGAGCGCTACGCTTAAAAACGGGGACTGCCGGGTAGCCATGGCACAAAGGCCGCAGATAGGGCACAAGGCGTACCACTTGTTGATAGGCCCCGGCGACGTCCCGCGCTACGTCCTCCTGCCAGGGGACCCCGGCCGCGTCCCACTTATTGCAAAACACTGGCAGGAGGCTAGAGAAGTGGCGCGCAACAGAGAGTTTACGACGTGGGTGGGCATATACAAGGGGGTTAGGATAGCGGCCACCTCCACGGGCATAGGGTCTGGCTCCACCGCCATTGCGGTAGAGGAGCTCCTTTACGCAGGCGCTGATACGCTCATAAGAGTGGGGACCACCGGCGCGCTTAAGAGGGAGATAAAGCTGGGCGACTTGATAATCGGCACCGCCGCCGTCAGGTGGGAGGGGGCAAGCCGCTGGTATGCGCCTCCTGAGTACCCCGCAGTTGCCCACTGGCAAGTGGTAAAGGCCCTCGTCGACGCGGCGGAGGGACTCGGCGTGAGACACCACGTGGGCATTGTGGCCTCCACCGACTCCTTCTACGTTGGACAAGAGAGGCCAGGGTTCCGGGGCTTCATGCCGCCTTGGGCGAGGGGGCTTATAGAGACTTTGAGAAGCCTCAGGGTGCTGTCCTTTGAAATGGAGTCTGCCACAATTTTTACCCTTGCCTCTATCTATGGGGCGCGGGCCGGCGGAGTCTACGCGGCCATAGCCAACAGAGAGACCGACGAATTTCAGCCAGAGGTGGGGGTTGAGGACGCAATAAAGGTGGCCAACGAGGCGGTTAAGATATTGGCGGAGCATGATAATAAAAGTGGTGCAGGTACGTGACGTAGCAATTATAAAAGTCGAGGAGCTACAGCCGTGCGCAGACGTCCTCACGTTTAAGGCAGGCAGAGAGCTAGAAATCTGCGGGATGCGCTATGAGCTAAGCGACGACCTGGGCGAGTTTAAGAGGGGATTGCTCATACTCGGCGGAGTCCCCTTCTTCGTCGAATGTAACGAGGAGAGGCTCTGCATAGCGGCTAGGGCCAAGTAGCCGGCGCGTATTATTTAAAAGAGCCCATCTTTTCCCCGCCGTGGAAGTCGTAGTAGGCGTCTACAACATAAACTCAGCCTCGAAGATGTTGGAATTTGCCAAAATCGCCTACGGCTTTGGAGTCAAGCGGCTGGTGTTAGCCAAGGTATTTGGAGCAGCGGCTCAGCAGATAGGCGATTTGTTTAAACTAGCCTTTAAAATGGGCGGGGAGGTCTTGGTCTTCAACGACATAGGCGACGTGGTGGAGGTTGTGAAGCCCGACGTCGTTTTTGCCCTAACTAGGCCGGACAAAGACACGAGGCCTGTGGAAAAAGTGGAGGGGAGGGTTTTGTTGTTGGTCCACGGGGCAGATCTCTCGTTTTCGCCGAGGGAGTTGCCCCCCGGGGCTGTCCTAAGCCACGCGGTGAATAGAGACATTGGCTCGCTTGGCCAACTCGCAGTGGCCCTATACAAGTTGCTCAGCCTCTGACAGGTACTCTTATCTCCTCCTCTTTGACCTTTTTCGCAGTTATGTACAATACGCCGTTTCTGTATACGGCGGAGGCACTTGAGGGGTCAATTCTGACTGGGAGGCGGATGTACTTGGCGTACTTTCTATCGCCCCTCGCCCCCTCGGCTCTTATATAGGCGCCGTCCTTTGAAATTGTAAGCGAGATATCCTGCGCCTCGAGGCCGGGCATGTCTATTTCGACTATCAACTCCTCGCCCTCTTCTCTTATGCGGTACTCTCTCCCCTCTCCAGCCACCGACTGGACCGCCTTAGTGGCCTCCTTTGTTGCAGATTCTACAATCTTCTGAATAGACTTCGCAAGCTCTTCCATTGCCTTCCTAAACTCGTCCATGGTAGTAAATGGGCGTGTATTTTATTCTTTTCTGAAGGCCTTCCCCACCGCCCTGGGCGGCCTAGCCCTGCCTATCGCGCCGGCGACTATTAGCAAAGTGGCCACGTATGGAATAATCCTCGTCAACTCGTACCGCGCCACGCCCAGCGTCTGTAGCCAGTAGGACAAGGAGTCAAAGAAGCCGAAGATAAAGGCGCCGGCAACGGCTAGGGCGGGGTTCCAGTTTGCAAATACCACATTGGCAAGCGCTATAAAGCCCCTCCCAGCCGAAACCTCCTTAGTTACAACTGAGAGATATGCGATGCTCAAATATGCGCCGGCTAAGGCGGCTAGAACTGCGCCCGCAATTGTGGCAAAGAGCCTCACCTTGTCCACGTCCACACCCATGTTAAAGGCAGCCTCGGGGTCTTCGCCGCACGCCCTTATCACAATGCCAAGCCTGGTCTTAAATAGGAGAAACCACATAAATGCGGCAAGGGCAAGGGCAAACGCCGCAATGGCAGTGGGATCTGTTTTTACAAAATCTGGCACCTGTTTATAGCCCGCTACCCCCCAATACGATTGTATGCCGTACGCCACGGCGCCTGCTCCAAAGAGGTTTATGGCTATGCCGCTGATAATTTGATCCCCTGCGAGATACGTAGATATGTACCCATGTAGCGCCCCAACTACGGCTCCCACAAGCGCAGAGGCCAACAGAGCCACCAAGGGCCACAAGGGGTCTGGAAGCGAGAGGCCTAGGCGGTATTTCAAGAAGTCGGCGGTGAGTGGCCCAAAGAAGGCGCCTAGCAACATAAGCCCCTCGAGGCCTATGTTGACCACGCCGCTGCGCTCGGTCAGTATCTCTCCCAGCGACGCCAGGAGGATAGGCACAGAGGCGAAGAGCGCCTGGTAGAGCAACAGTAGTGCGAGGTCTGTCATGTCCTCAAAATTCTCACGGCTAGGAATAGAATTATCACGCCCTGTATAATTCTCACGAACTCAAAGGGCGTCCCAGCCTCAATTTGCATATGCCGAGCCCCCTCTTGCAAAACGCCGAGGAAAATCCCCGCGAGCACTACGCCGAGGGGGTGGCCCCTCCCCAGCATTGCCGCAGTTATCCCATCGAAGCCTAGCCCATATACGTTGGCCAAGTTCCGGGCTAGACTATACGAGGGCGGCCTCGCCACCACCTGCAATACGCCAGCTAAGCCGGCCACGGCTGCGCCGACGGCGAAGGCGTAGAAAATTGTGCGCCCCGGGCTT contains:
- the mvk gene encoding mevalonate kinase; the protein is MKVFAPCVVKFFGEHAVVYGKPAIAAAIDKGVYVECEEGGELRVETVAPLSEAVYYPERGRVEGVGVGRFFAYVDAALEVARERWGDLRATFKIKSDFPPSVGLATSAAVSVALLKAYSQCVGARPSPEELARLGHSVELKVQGIASPMDTAVSAMGGLLKIWPSPFRAEQIGAELPQFYVLLLPRRGTTGEIVADVRAKLQRRPSLKAVVEAIGEVVEEAHKCLVAGDLACVGELMEINNWLLGALGVVDSRVVQALEILRPFVYGGKISGAGRGGAVLILPRDGDAVEKILTAMNYAYYKVSIYRGGA
- the udp gene encoding uridine phosphorylase, yielding MAQRPQIGHKAYHLLIGPGDVPRYVLLPGDPGRVPLIAKHWQEAREVARNREFTTWVGIYKGVRIAATSTGIGSGSTAIAVEELLYAGADTLIRVGTTGALKREIKLGDLIIGTAAVRWEGASRWYAPPEYPAVAHWQVVKALVDAAEGLGVRHHVGIVASTDSFYVGQERPGFRGFMPPWARGLIETLRSLRVLSFEMESATIFTLASIYGARAGGVYAAIANRETDEFQPEVGVEDAIKVANEAVKILAEHDNKSGAGT
- a CDS encoding RecB-family nuclease — protein: MEVVVGVYNINSASKMLEFAKIAYGFGVKRLVLAKVFGAAAQQIGDLFKLAFKMGGEVLVFNDIGDVVEVVKPDVVFALTRPDKDTRPVEKVEGRVLLLVHGADLSFSPRELPPGAVLSHAVNRDIGSLGQLAVALYKLLSL
- a CDS encoding Hsp20/alpha crystallin family protein — encoded protein: MDEFRKAMEELAKSIQKIVESATKEATKAVQSVAGEGREYRIREEGEELIVEIDMPGLEAQDISLTISKDGAYIRAEGARGDRKYAKYIRLPVRIDPSSASAVYRNGVLYITAKKVKEEEIRVPVRG
- a CDS encoding ABC transporter permease, encoding MTDLALLLLYQALFASVPILLASLGEILTERSGVVNIGLEGLMLLGAFFGPLTADFLKYRLGLSLPDPLWPLVALLASALVGAVVGALHGYISTYLAGDQIISGIAINLFGAGAVAYGIQSYWGVAGYKQVPDFVKTDPTAIAAFALALAAFMWFLLFKTRLGIVIRACGEDPEAAFNMGVDVDKVRLFATIAGAVLAALAGAYLSIAYLSVVTKEVSAGRGFIALANVVFANWNPALAVAGAFIFGFFDSLSYWLQTLGVARYELTRIIPYVATLLIVAGAIGRARPPRAVGKAFRKE